The following proteins are co-located in the Haloplanus sp. HW8-1 genome:
- a CDS encoding VOC family protein, whose product MAGTLDHVMMRVADLDASLDWYGTHLDYEEKDRWAADEFTIVYLGPEDMHDEGAMLELTYNHGSEPAEMGDAWGHIAVRVEDVDEAYEELMDGGVEDYRDPDSCGGDYAFVKDPDGHEVELVERDHGTRWSLDHTMIRVEDADAALGFWTRKFEHVPTGRWESDTFANYFTKPKGAAPEAMAVELTYNYDGRSYEMGDAWGHLCVRVDDLHDDWAQLMEREAEDYRDPGSCDDRYAFTKDQDGHEIELLERERPTPPLFPE is encoded by the coding sequence ATGGCTGGAACGCTCGATCACGTCATGATGCGTGTCGCCGACCTGGACGCTTCCCTCGACTGGTACGGCACTCACCTCGACTACGAGGAGAAGGACCGCTGGGCGGCCGACGAGTTCACCATCGTCTACCTCGGGCCCGAGGACATGCACGACGAGGGGGCGATGCTGGAACTCACGTACAACCACGGCAGCGAACCCGCCGAGATGGGCGACGCGTGGGGGCACATCGCGGTGCGCGTCGAGGACGTCGACGAGGCCTACGAGGAGTTGATGGACGGGGGAGTCGAAGACTACCGCGACCCCGACTCCTGTGGCGGGGACTACGCGTTCGTGAAAGACCCAGACGGCCACGAGGTCGAACTCGTCGAGCGCGACCACGGCACGCGGTGGAGCCTCGATCACACCATGATCCGCGTCGAGGACGCCGACGCGGCGCTTGGCTTCTGGACCCGGAAGTTCGAACACGTCCCGACTGGCCGCTGGGAGTCGGACACGTTCGCCAACTACTTCACGAAACCCAAGGGCGCAGCGCCGGAGGCGATGGCCGTCGAACTCACGTACAACTACGACGGACGGAGCTACGAGATGGGCGACGCGTGGGGTCACCTCTGTGTCCGCGTCGACGACCTGCACGACGACTGGGCGCAGTTGATGGAGCGGGAGGCCGAGGACTACCGCGACCCCGGCTCCTGTGACGATCGGTACGCGTTCACGAAAGACCAGGACGGCCACGAGATCGAACTCCTCGAACGCGAGCGTCCGACCCCGCCGCTGTTCCCGGAGTAG
- a CDS encoding TIGR04206 family protein, which yields MGPRLRRRPVAVLALLAVPWSVQTFAGGRPPTYVFAWGLVNADPFGVTFLWDFLVRYTRGLPPYIVAWPISAGCYLLALASAACGRALGREDVRVTAGLLAAAGVAQLTLARGFSVQPGRTAWPLGTVACWAVAWWIYARSSPAPDRRDA from the coding sequence ATGGGTCCCCGTCTCCGCCGCCGGCCAGTCGCCGTCCTCGCGCTCCTCGCGGTGCCGTGGTCGGTCCAGACCTTCGCCGGGGGTCGGCCGCCGACGTACGTCTTCGCGTGGGGGCTGGTCAACGCCGATCCGTTCGGGGTTACCTTCCTCTGGGACTTCCTCGTTCGGTACACGCGGGGACTCCCGCCGTACATCGTCGCCTGGCCCATCTCGGCGGGGTGTTATCTCCTCGCGCTCGCGAGCGCGGCGTGTGGACGCGCTCTCGGCCGCGAGGACGTGCGTGTGACCGCCGGCCTCCTGGCCGCCGCCGGCGTGGCACAGTTGACGCTCGCCCGCGGCTTTTCCGTCCAGCCCGGGCGCACCGCCTGGCCCCTCGGAACGGTCGCGTGTTGGGCGGTCGCCTGGTGGATCTACGCCCGGTCGTCTCCGGCGCCCGACCGGCGCGACGCCTGA
- a CDS encoding OBG GTPase family GTP-binding protein gives MGLEEEIEDLREEIANTPYNKSTEQHIGRLKAKLAEKKEKLEKQASSGGGGGYAVEKTGDATVGLVGFPSVGKSTLLNALTNAESEVGEYEFTTLDVNPGMLKYNGANIQILDVPGLIEGAAGGRGGGQAVLSVVRTTDLVVFVLSVFEIQQYDRLSEELYANKVRLDTSPPNLSIAKTGKGGLRVTTTDDVSLDEGTIKSVLREHGYVNADVTIRGDCSIDELIDGIQDNREYLPSIVAVNKADLIDKDYLPTVKDDLRDHDLDPDDVIFISAAEDRGLDALKAEIWEALGLIRVYMDKPGRGVDYEEPLVLRSGEHTVDDALSKLGGTLDERFRFARVTGPSAKHDEQQVGRDHELRDEDVLRVVARR, from the coding sequence ATGGGTCTGGAGGAGGAGATCGAGGACCTCCGCGAGGAGATCGCCAACACGCCGTACAACAAGTCCACCGAACAGCATATCGGTCGGCTGAAGGCGAAGCTCGCGGAAAAAAAGGAGAAACTCGAGAAGCAAGCCTCCTCGGGTGGTGGCGGGGGCTACGCCGTCGAGAAGACCGGCGACGCCACCGTCGGCCTCGTCGGCTTTCCCAGCGTCGGGAAGTCCACCCTGCTCAACGCCCTCACGAACGCCGAGAGCGAGGTCGGCGAGTACGAGTTCACCACCCTCGACGTGAACCCGGGGATGCTCAAGTACAACGGTGCCAACATCCAGATTCTCGACGTGCCGGGGCTGATCGAGGGAGCCGCCGGCGGGCGCGGCGGCGGCCAGGCGGTCCTATCGGTCGTCCGGACGACCGATCTCGTAGTGTTCGTCCTGTCCGTGTTCGAGATCCAGCAGTACGACCGCCTCAGCGAGGAACTGTACGCCAACAAGGTCCGACTGGACACGTCGCCGCCGAACCTCTCCATCGCCAAGACGGGGAAAGGCGGCCTGCGAGTGACCACGACCGACGACGTGAGCCTCGACGAGGGGACGATCAAGAGCGTCTTGCGGGAACACGGCTACGTCAACGCGGACGTGACGATCCGGGGCGACTGCTCGATCGACGAACTCATCGACGGGATTCAGGACAACCGGGAGTATCTCCCCTCCATCGTGGCGGTCAACAAGGCCGACCTGATCGACAAGGACTACCTTCCGACTGTGAAAGATGACCTCCGCGATCACGACCTCGATCCCGACGACGTGATCTTCATCAGCGCCGCCGAGGATCGCGGCCTCGACGCACTCAAAGCGGAGATATGGGAGGCACTCGGTCTGATCCGCGTGTACATGGACAAGCCGGGCCGCGGCGTGGACTACGAGGAACCGCTCGTGCTCCGGAGTGGCGAACACACTGTCGACGACGCGCTCTCCAAACTCGGCGGGACGCTCGACGAGCGGTTCCGCTTCGCCCGCGTCACCGGGCCGAGCGCGAAACACGACGAACAGCAGGTCGGCCGTGATCACGAGTTACGGGACGAGGACGTACTGCGCGTCGTCGCCCGGCGATAA